The genomic stretch TTTAATCCCGACGAATTTGACCCGAAAAAATGGGCGAAAGAAGCAAAAGCTGCAGGCATGAAATATGCCGTGTTGACCACAAAGCATCACGAAGGATTTTGTTTGTTCGATTCAAAATACACCGATTATAAAGCGACAAATACAAAAGCGCACAGAGACCTTGTACGCGAGTTCGTAGATGCCTTTCGCGCGGAAGGTATCAAGGTTGGTTTTTATTATTCTTTGTTAGACTGGCATCATCCCGATTATACAATGGACGATGTGCATCCGCAACGCCCTGCAGACGGCTTAACCAATGCGCAGAAAGATTCGGCTTATGCACGTTTTAATAAAGGTCGTGATATGAAAAAGTATCAGCAATACCTCAAAAATCAAATCACGGAATTACTCACAAATTATGGAAAGATTGATATTCTCTGGCTCGACTGGACTTGGGGAAAAGACGATAAATACGGCAAGCACCCCGAAGATTGGGACGCTGTAAATTTAATAAAACTGGTGCGGAAATTACAGCCCGGGATTATCGTGAACAACCGGCTGGGGCTTGACCAGGAAGGTTATTCCGACGGCGGTGATTTTGAAACACCAGAACAGGTAACGCCTAAACAGCTACTTCCATATAAAGGGAAATATTGGGAAACTTGTCAAACGTTTTCCGGCTCATGGGGATATTACCGCGACGAAAACACATGGAAAAATCAGCATCAATTGCTCGACTTGCTGATTACTTCTACTGCAAACGGCGGCAATCTTATTTTGAATGTCGGTCCAACAGCGCGCGGCGAATTTGATTATCGCGCAACAAGAGCTTTGGACAGTTTGGCTTACTGGATGCACGAGAATAAGCAATCGATTTACAACTGTACTTTTCCGCCTGCGCAGTACGATTTGCCTGATTCTATGGATGAACGGCTGACGTATAATCCCACAACAAAAAAACTCTATTTGCATCTGCTGAATTATCCGACAAACGGGCAATTGATTCTACCGAATTACAACGGTAAAATTTCTTATGCACAACTCCTCAATGATGACTCCGAAATACCCTTTACCGTTGCGGATAATGGGAAAGATGTGATATTGAAATTGCCAAAAGCAAAGCCGCCTTATGAAGTTCCTGTTGTAGAGTTTGATTTGAAATAAAAAGACTCTTCGGGATTTGCAATCACGAAGCATTGTGCTGTTCGGGATTTGCAATCACGAACTCTTATCCGTGCATTTGTAATGCACAATTATTTGCGAATTGCAAATTCCGAAGAGCATGAAATATTGAACAGTAAAACTTTAATTATGAATTCTCTAACCGCCAATCTCGTCAACGCTTTTGCCAAAGAAATTTATCCTGTGGAAATTTCTTTTGACAAAAAAATTATTTCTATAAAAAAATTAGGCAATCAAATTGATAGCACACTTCCGTTTATTATTCCCGGTTTTGTGGATGCGCACGTGCATATCGAAAGTTCCATGCTTATTCCAAGCGAGTTTGCGCGCATTGCCGTTACGCACGGAACGGTTGCGACCGTGAGCGATCCGCACGAAATTGCCAATGTTTGCGGCGTGAACGGCGTAAAATACATGATTGAAAACGGCAAGAAAGTGCCCTTCAAATTTTATTTCGGTGCGCCGAGCTGTGTGCCTGCAACAGTTTTTGAAACGGCAGGTGCAACGCTCGACAGTAACGCAGTGAGAGAATTATTGGAAATGGACGAAATAAAGTATTTAGCCGAGATGATGAACTTTCCCGGCGTGCTGCATGGCGATGAAGAAGTGATGAAAAAAATTGCGCACGCACATTCTTTGAACAAACCTGTGGATGGTCATGCGCCCGGCTTGCGCGGCGATGATGCTAAAAAATATATCGAAGTGGGCATCTCAACCGACCATGAATGCTTTACCAAAGAAGAGGCTTTGGACAAGTTGAAATACGGCATGAAGATTTTGATTCGCGAAGGCAGTGCGGCAAAAAACTTTGAAGCGTTGATTGATTTACTGAACGATTATGAAGACGAAATCATGTTTTGCAGCGACGATAAACATCCCGATAGTTTGGTTCTCGGACACATCAATCAACTATGCGAAAGAGCTGTTGCAAAGGGTATTGATATTTTTAAAATCATCAAAGCAGCTTGCGTCAATCCGGTATTACATTATAAATTGAACGTAGGTTTGCTGCGGGAAAATGATGATGCAGATTTCATTCTGATAAAAGATTTGGTATCTTTCAAGCCGTTAAAAACTTATATCGATGGCACTTTAGTCGCCGAAAACGGACAATCCTTAATTAATTCTGTTGCGGAAA from Arachidicoccus sp. BS20 encodes the following:
- a CDS encoding alpha-L-fucosidase, with translation MKKIFSLFILMCFLAQSAFSQDKKLFNEMPQHKAERLKWWTDARFGMFIHWGLYSLAARHEWVKSHERLTDSAYQKYFDNFNPDEFDPKKWAKEAKAAGMKYAVLTTKHHEGFCLFDSKYTDYKATNTKAHRDLVREFVDAFRAEGIKVGFYYSLLDWHHPDYTMDDVHPQRPADGLTNAQKDSAYARFNKGRDMKKYQQYLKNQITELLTNYGKIDILWLDWTWGKDDKYGKHPEDWDAVNLIKLVRKLQPGIIVNNRLGLDQEGYSDGGDFETPEQVTPKQLLPYKGKYWETCQTFSGSWGYYRDENTWKNQHQLLDLLITSTANGGNLILNVGPTARGEFDYRATRALDSLAYWMHENKQSIYNCTFPPAQYDLPDSMDERLTYNPTTKKLYLHLLNYPTNGQLILPNYNGKISYAQLLNDDSEIPFTVADNGKDVILKLPKAKPPYEVPVVEFDLK
- the ade gene encoding adenine deaminase is translated as MNSLTANLVNAFAKEIYPVEISFDKKIISIKKLGNQIDSTLPFIIPGFVDAHVHIESSMLIPSEFARIAVTHGTVATVSDPHEIANVCGVNGVKYMIENGKKVPFKFYFGAPSCVPATVFETAGATLDSNAVRELLEMDEIKYLAEMMNFPGVLHGDEEVMKKIAHAHSLNKPVDGHAPGLRGDDAKKYIEVGISTDHECFTKEEALDKLKYGMKILIREGSAAKNFEALIDLLNDYEDEIMFCSDDKHPDSLVLGHINQLCERAVAKGIDIFKIIKAACVNPVLHYKLNVGLLRENDDADFILIKDLVSFKPLKTYIDGTLVAENGQSLINSVAEKEINNFSIDKINISDFRFEKKQALFNEREEIPIIEALDGQLITNKVFLQPKTKNDSLRSDTEKDILKIVVVNRYQKAPVAKAFIKNFGLKKGALASSVAHDSHNIVAVGVDDESLLSAINAVIEVKGGVSVAERETHVLPLNVAGLMSKEDGYIVARKYAQLDKMAKDLLGSKLSAPFMTLSFMALLVIPHLKLSDKGLFDGDNFSFIIK